The Rubricoccus marinus nucleotide sequence GGTGGTAGTTGCGTGCTGACATGCCGCCCATACGCGCGAGCGCGGCGCAGGCTCCGCCAGAGGCCTCTGGCGCTCGCGGCGCGGGGAAGGGATCTTCCTTCTCGCCCCACATGTGACCGTGCCCGACGCTTTCCTCGACGCCCTCCGCCCCCTCCTCGCGGCTCAAGACCCGGCCATCGAAGCGGACGCACGCGCGCTCGGCCCGTGGCGCGACCGGATCGACGCCATCGACCGGGCGATCAGCACGCTCTTGAACGAGCGGATGCGGTGCGCGCACGCCATCGGCGAGATCAAGCGCCTCTTGGACGTGCCGGTCTACGCGCCACGGCGGGAGGAGGACGTGCTGCGCAACGCGTCGAGCGTGGCAGGCCCGCTGCCAGAGGCTGTGGTGCGACGCCTGTTCGAGCGCATCATCGACGAGACGCGGACGCTGGAGCGCGAGGCCAGCCAGGCCTCTGGCGCGGCGCCATCCCATGCAGCCCCTGACACCAGAGGCTAGTCCACGCCGAGGGCTTTGTGACCCTGCACGCTCACGCGCCAGCGCGGGTCGGCCAGCGCGAGGTCTACGGCGAGCCGCGCCGCGGCCTCGAAGCGGGGGCCGTCCTCGGGCTGGAGCCACAGCAACGGCCCTGCCAGGCTCCGCTCCCGCACGCGCTGCGCCAGAGGCCTGTACGCCTCGGGCCGGTAGTCCGGGACCACCAGCTTGAGCTCGTCGCACGTCTCGATCTCCAGCCGCGCTGCGGCCAGCTTGGGGCTGCACACGATCCAGTCTGGCCAGTCGGCCTCGTCGCCGAAGGCGCCGGCAAGCGAGAGCGTGCCGTTGGTCTCCACGGCCACGGTCACGCCTCTGGCGTGGAGCGCGCGGATCAGGGCCGCATCGGCCTGGAGAAGCGGCTCGCCGCCCGTGAGAACGCAGAACGTGACGCCGTCGCCCGTGGCGACGACCGCATCCGCGAGGTCCGAGGCCGTAAGGCGCACGCTGCCTTCCTTGGTAAAAGCGGTGTCGCACCAGAGCGGGCAGTCGGCGCCGTTGCGCTCGGCGTCGCGCGCGCGGTCGGCCTCGTAGCCGCTCCACATGTTGCACGCGACGAGGCGCACGAACACGGCCGGGCGGCCCGCCCAGAACCCCTCACCCTGGAGCGTCCGCCACAGCGCCCGCACGCGGTACGTCTTCTCGCCAGAGGCCGCACTCGGCGCCACGCGAGAGGCGAGCCCGTCCTCGCGCTCGGCCTCTGGCGCGGTGAGCGAGGCTTCTGGCGGCAAAGGCGCACTCTCTTTTTTTCTCTCGTCGTGCACTACACCCACCCCTTTTCGCGCGCCTCTTCCCAGCCGCGTGCGCGGAGCACGGAGGCCGGGTTGTCCAGCTTGCCGTAGCCCCAGTCGTGGCGCTCGGAGCGGTCGCCGTTGTAATCCGTGTGGCTCATCTCGCGGACGGTCTCCAGCACGTCCAGCCCGCGCACCGTTCCTAGGTCGCGCGCCAACTTCCACGTTTCCGCCTTGGTGAGGTGCATCAGCGGCGTGTGAATGCGAACGGGCGCGTCCAGCGCAAGCGCGAGCGTGGCCTCTTGCGAAGCAACGAAATCCAGACGGCAGTCCGGGTAGCCGGAGTAGTCGGTCTGGCACACGCCGGTAACGAGGTCTCGCGTTTGGGTGAGGTACGCGCGAGAGGCCGCGAGCGTCAGGAACAGCGCGTTTCGGCCCGGCACGAACGACGCAGGGAGGTCCGGCGCGAGCGCGTGCTCGGCGTTCGTGTCGCCGCCGTCGGTCAGCGCGGAGCCCGCAAGGAGTCCGCGCATGTCGGCTACGTGGAACGGCACGCCAGAGGCCTCGGCGATGGCACGTGCCTGCTCCAACTCGACCGCGTGCCGTTGCCCGTAGTCGAACGCCAGCGCGTCGACGTGCTCCCAGCGCGAGAGCGCCCAGAACAGGCACGTCGTGGAATCTTGCCCGCCTGAAAACAGGACGAGCGCGCGGGAGCCGAGGGGGGCGCGGTCGGTCATAGCGTGGCGGTGTGGGAGCCGCGCCCCGCCTGAGGCGCCAGAGGCCCCGAGTGGACGCGCGGCGGCATCGGTTCTCCGCGAAGAACGGACCTCCGGCGCCGATGCGCCCGTCTGCATCGTTGTATCCTCGCCCGATTCATTCCGACACGCATGCACATCACGACCGAACCGGCCGCGCCAGAGGCGGCCTCTGGCGACAGCGCCGAGGCGCGTCTCGCTGAGATCCAGGCGCAGGCTGCCGAGCACGCTCGGCTCTCCATCGCGCACATGGCGCGCTACGGCATCAAGCCGGAGGGGCGCGTGGCCACGTTCCTCCCGCCAGAGGTCCGGCAACACGAGATCCACCGGTTGCCGTACGAGCACGCCGCGCGGCAGCGCGTGAGCTACGAGACCGAGCCCGGCGAGTTCACGGCGCTCTGCCCGTTTTCCGGCCTTCCCGATTCCGGCAGCGTCCACATCGAGTACGTCCCGGGGGAGTGGCTGCTCGAGCTCAAAAGCTTGAAGTACTACCTCATGAGCTGGCGCCACATCGGCGCCGCGCAGGAGGACATCACGGCGTTCATGTACGAGGACCTCGCGCGGCACCTCGCGCCGTTCGATCAGCTCGTCGTCACGACCGATTACACCGTCCGCGGTGGCATCCACACCGTGTGCCGCGTGGACAGCCGCGAGCAGGCCTCTGGCGAGGCCGCCGCCTCTGACGACGCCACGGCCGCCTCGTCCTAACGCCAGCGGCCTCACGCGCACGCCGTGCGCGACAATCGCCGCCGCTAAACGCCCCTCCCCCGCCCTGGCGCGACCTGTGACCTTCCGCGCCTGTCCCACCGCATCATGCGCAAAGCACTTCTCTTCACCGTTCTCCTCGTCGTCCTCATCGGAGGCGGCCTCGTGGCGTGGCTCGCCTTTCTGCCCAACGTTTCCGGTGACGAGAGCGTCGGCGTGAAGCTCCCGGCCGGGACCGAGTTCGCTGCCGCGCTGGACTCCCTGGACGCCTCTGGCGCGATCGGCTCGGCGACGAGCATCCGGCTGTTCGGCACACTGACCGGCTGGGGCGATCAGGTCAAGGCCGGGCACTACCTCATCGAGCCGGGGATGAACAACTGGGCGGTGCTGGACAAAATCCGCAAGGGGCTCCAGGACCCGGTTCGCATCACGCTGCCCGCTGGGCGCACCGCGCCCGTCATCGCCGCTGCCATCGCGCGTCAGATGGATGCGGACTCCTCTGAGGTGATGGACGCCCTGTTCGCCGAGGACCTCGCTGAGCAACTCGATACGGACACCCGCCACCTGTTCGCCGAGATGCGCGGCGACACCTACGACGTGATGTGGACCCAGGACGCTCGGCGCGCCGTCAGCCGCATCCACCAGTGGCACGAGCGCTATTGGACCGACGCGCGGCTTGCCAAAGCCGAAGCGCTTGGACTCACGCCGGACGAGGTCGTCACGATGGCGAGCATCGTGGAGTGGGAAGCCCGGTACGACGACGAGAAGGCGCGCATTGCAGGCGTCTACCTCAACCGACTCCTCGGCCGCACGTCCGCCGGCACGATGCGCCTCCAGGCCGACCCGAC carries:
- a CDS encoding chorismate mutase yields the protein MPDAFLDALRPLLAAQDPAIEADARALGPWRDRIDAIDRAISTLLNERMRCAHAIGEIKRLLDVPVYAPRREEDVLRNASSVAGPLPEAVVRRLFERIIDETRTLEREASQASGAAPSHAAPDTRG
- a CDS encoding 7-carboxy-7-deazaguanine synthase QueE; amino-acid sequence: MPPEASLTAPEAEREDGLASRVAPSAASGEKTYRVRALWRTLQGEGFWAGRPAVFVRLVACNMWSGYEADRARDAERNGADCPLWCDTAFTKEGSVRLTASDLADAVVATGDGVTFCVLTGGEPLLQADAALIRALHARGVTVAVETNGTLSLAGAFGDEADWPDWIVCSPKLAAARLEIETCDELKLVVPDYRPEAYRPLAQRVRERSLAGPLLWLQPEDGPRFEAAARLAVDLALADPRWRVSVQGHKALGVD
- the queC gene encoding 7-cyano-7-deazaguanine synthase QueC; the encoded protein is MTDRAPLGSRALVLFSGGQDSTTCLFWALSRWEHVDALAFDYGQRHAVELEQARAIAEASGVPFHVADMRGLLAGSALTDGGDTNAEHALAPDLPASFVPGRNALFLTLAASRAYLTQTRDLVTGVCQTDYSGYPDCRLDFVASQEATLALALDAPVRIHTPLMHLTKAETWKLARDLGTVRGLDVLETVREMSHTDYNGDRSERHDWGYGKLDNPASVLRARGWEEAREKGWV
- the queF gene encoding preQ(1) synthase, whose protein sequence is MHITTEPAAPEAASGDSAEARLAEIQAQAAEHARLSIAHMARYGIKPEGRVATFLPPEVRQHEIHRLPYEHAARQRVSYETEPGEFTALCPFSGLPDSGSVHIEYVPGEWLLELKSLKYYLMSWRHIGAAQEDITAFMYEDLARHLAPFDQLVVTTDYTVRGGIHTVCRVDSREQASGEAAASDDATAASS
- the mltG gene encoding endolytic transglycosylase MltG, which produces MRKALLFTVLLVVLIGGGLVAWLAFLPNVSGDESVGVKLPAGTEFAAALDSLDASGAIGSATSIRLFGTLTGWGDQVKAGHYLIEPGMNNWAVLDKIRKGLQDPVRITLPAGRTAPVIAAAIARQMDADSSEVMDALFAEDLAEQLDTDTRHLFAEMRGDTYDVMWTQDARRAVSRIHQWHERYWTDARLAKAEALGLTPDEVVTMASIVEWEARYDDEKARIAGVYLNRLLGRTSAGTMRLQADPTVQFALMESDGMPMRRLFLRDYGFSHPYNTYLIDGLPPGPINNPSDAALDAVLDNEEHEYLFFVASPTKLGYHDFSRTVAEHNAKARAWSQFISQQVRERNARERAEASGAAPAVPVPAQ